A window of Flavobacterium psychrophilum genomic DNA:
GTGGTAGCGGAGTCGGCAGATGTTCCAGTGATTATCTTTAAACACAGCACGCGCTGCAGTATCAGCCGTATGGCACTTAAAAATTTTGAAAGGGAATACGGTATCGATGCCGATAAGGCAAAGCCCTACTTTCTGGATCTTTTGGAGCACAGGAATATTTCTAACGAAATAGCGTCACGATTTGGTGTACAACACCAGTCGCCACAATTAATACTTATTAAAAATGGCGCAGCGGTTTACAATACCTCTCATAGTGATATTGATGCTGAAGCGTTAAAGACTAAGGTTTAGTTCTTTTTGTTTTCGTTCCGGTCTCTTTAATTAAAAGGCCCGTTATTATAGCTATAGCAATGCAGACAATCCAGAAAAGCCCCGCCGAGCGGAAATGCATTTCGTTGTCTGCATTGGTGTATAAAGAACTTCCGTACATGTGTGCGAATAAGGGTCCCAATAAGGAAGTTACACCAAAAGTAAAAAAGTTAATTATTCCGGTTGCCGTACCTTTTACATGGTCGGGATTGGACTCCTTTATAATAGAATACGGAATCATTGCTGCTCCCGAGGCTATTCCTAAAAGCAATGTGCTTGCATAAGGCGAAACCAATTGCGGTAGATACAATAACTGAAGCAGGCTTACTATCATTACCAATGCGCCGCCAATAATTACAGGCTTTCTGTACCCTAATCTGTCTGCAGCCCATCCTAATAATGGACATCCGATAGCCCATCCCAGCGGAACGAGCGCACACGCTAATGTTGCAGTGCTAAAAGTTAAGCCGCGGTCTTCCTGAAAGAATGCCACACCCCAGGTCATAGCAAATATTGTTGTAGGGGCAAACAGTAAACCCGAAATTAATCCTGACATATAACTCTG
This region includes:
- a CDS encoding general stress protein, translating into MSIFGKLFGDSDSKDSSSSSIDWNELTDLKQLDEVVAESADVPVIIFKHSTRCSISRMALKNFEREYGIDADKAKPYFLDLLEHRNISNEIASRFGVQHQSPQLILIKNGAAVYNTSHSDIDAEALKTKV